One Strix uralensis isolate ZFMK-TIS-50842 chromosome 9, bStrUra1, whole genome shotgun sequence DNA segment encodes these proteins:
- the LAMP3 gene encoding lysosome-associated membrane glycoprotein 3: MGRSTRQFILLTFACAFSSCFAEAALRVELSPETTSFHHTATSAQPLSLYHSSPHQGTTVHFNSTGSLKTTPISHRTTVQTTDQRQVTTAAGHHTAAQAGTTTIQVTSQKSPPVVSTTSADNTTTTQAMETVTPAVKNTTIQPMSSARQARTHVSTEATVVVTNTTINHTTPATQMTAAAITTTATTTRTVKPTTGSGNQTTAHTSLTATAVTNTTTIHPGTQTTIPSTTMTVRPTLVPQPSLIPTGTYTVSSGNRTCVKAVMGLQLMAQNTQTKRMEYMAVNPNATQTSGSCGTEQSELNITFSGGFINFTFVKQTPTYYVSKIETRLQSEGMLYYAAIHEKLFTTKLGSSFKCASKQTFRLEKNFQLLFVNMHLQAFDIVGNQFGKEEECFADKNSKAAPIAVGLSILGLLVIGFAIFLISRRKPHQGYQRI, encoded by the exons aTGGGGAGGAGCACACGCCAGTTCATCCTGCTAACCTTCGCCTGTG cattttcctcctgctttgctgAAGCGGCCCTCAGGGTCGAACTGTCTCCAGAAACCACATCCTTCCACCATACAGCTACTTCTGCTCAGCCACTTTCCCTTTATCATTCTTCACCCCATCAAGGCACCACAGTTCATTTTAACAGCACAGGCTCTCTTAAAACAACACCCATAAGCCATAGAACAACTGTGCAGACAACAGACCAGCGCCAGGTAACAACAGCTGCAGGCCATCACACAGCAGCCCAGGCAGGAACAACCACCATACAAGTGACCAGCCAGAAATCTCCCCCGGTGGTATCCACAACGTCAGCAGACAACACAACTACAACCCAGGCAATGGAAACGGTTACACCTGCAGTGAAGAACACAACCATACAACCAATGTCCTCAGCCAGGCAAGCCAGAACACATGTGAGCACAGAAGCGACAGTGGTGGTCACAAACACAACCATAAATCATACAACGCCAGCTACACAGATGACAGCTGCTGCCATAACCACTACAGCCACCACCACGCGAACTGTAAAGCCCACCACAGGGTCAGGAAATCAAACAACAGCGCATACAAGTCTAACAGCCACAGCCGTGACCAACACAACAACCATTCATCCAGGCACTCAAACAACCATCCCATCTACTACGATGACAGTGAGACCCACTCTCGTACCGCAGCCTTCCCTCATCCCCACTGGCACATACACCGTTTCCAGTGGGAACAGGACCTGCGTCAAAGCGGTCATGGGTTTGCAACTGATGGCTCAAAATACACAGACG AAGCGGATGGAGTACATGGCTGTCAACCCCAATGCGACACAGACGTCTGGAAGCTGTGGGACAGAGCAGTCTGAGCTGAACATAACTTTCAGCGGAGGGTTTATAAACTTCACCTTTGTAAAG CAAACTCCAACATACTATGTCAGTAAAATCGAGACCAGATTACAGTCTGAAG GTATGCTTTACTATGCAGCCATACATGAGAAGCTGTTTACAACAAAGCTGGGGAGTTCCTTTAAGTGTGCCAGCAAGCAAACCTTCCGCTTGGAGAAGAACTTCCAGCTACTCTTTGTTAATATGCACCTGCAGGCGTTTGATATTGTTGGTAACCAGTTTGGAAAAG aagaagaatGTTTTGCTGATAAAAACAGCAAAGCAGCTCCCATCGCGGTTGGCCTGAGTATCCTGGGATTGCTTGTCATTGGGTttgccattttcctgatttccagAAGAAAACCGCATCAAGGATACCAACGTATCTGA